TTGCTGTTTCTCGACCATAGCTTGATAAGAAATAGATTGTGAGCTTTCAATCGTACCTTGCAATAATCCATTATCTTGCAACGGGAAAAAGCCTTTAGGAATAAACAGATACAGTAAGATGGTCAACACCAAAGTGCTGAGTGCAACACCCAGTGTTATCCATTGATGGTTTAAAACACGTTTTAGCCAAACGGCATAAACAGCAATCATTTTTTCAAAAAAACGTTCACATGCCATTTCAAAACGATTGTGTTTGATTTCATTTTCGGGTTTTAGTAATCGCGCGCACATCATTGGTGTTAATGTCAGCGAAACCACTGCAGAGATTAAGATGGCAACCGCAAGGGTGATTGCAAACTCTCTAAATAGCCGGCCAACAATATCCCCCATAAATAACAGCGGGATCAGTACGGCAATCAGAGAGAAGGTTAGCGAAATAATGGTAAAAACCAATCTCACCAGCCCCTTTTAGCGCAGCAGTTAATGGTTTATCACCACGCTCAAGGTAGCGGGAGATATTTTCAATCACAACAATGGCGTCATCGACAACAAAGCCTGTCGCAATCGTTAATGCCATTAAGGTGAGATTATTGACAGAAAAACCGCAGAAATACATCACTGCAAATGTACCGACTAATGAAAGTGGTACGGCAATGCTTGGAATTAAGGTTGCGACACCATTACGTAAAAAGAGGTAAATCACCATCACCACAAGGGCGATAGCTAAGCCAAGCTCAAATTGCACATCTTTAACTGACGCGCGGATCGTTGTGGTTCTATCAGTTAAGATCTCAACATTCACTGATTTAGGTAAATTAGAGACTAAATCTGGTAATAAATTACGAATATTATCAGTGGTATCAATAACGTTAACGCCAGGTTGACGTTGAACATTTATAATAATCGCCTGCTCATTATTTGCCCATGCACCTAACTGATTATTTTCAGGCGCTTGCTCGATAGTTGCGATATCAGATAAGCGAATAGGCGCATCATTTTTATAGGCAACGATGAGTTGGCGATAATCTTCTAATGATTTCATTTGGTCATTAGCCGATAATGTTACCGAGCGAGTAGGGCCATCAAGGCTTCCTTTCGCTGAGTTAACGTTCGCGTTATTGATTGCTACACGAATTTTCTCGCTATCTAAACCGTAAGATGCGGCTGCTTGAGCATTAAGTTTGACTCTAACCGCAGGG
This genomic stretch from Proteus vulgaris harbors:
- the mdtB_2 gene encoding multidrug efflux system subunit MdtB; the protein is MTEKKHGTGGGPSRLFILRPVATTLFMVAILLAGIVGYRMLPVSALPEVDYPTIQVVTLYPGASPDVMTSAVTAPLEHQFGQMSGLKQMSSQSSGGASVITLMFQLTLPLDVAEQEVQAAINAATNLLPSDLPYPPIYSKVNPADPPILTLAVTSSTLPMTQLQDMVETRVSQKISQVNGVGLVALAGGQRPAVRVKLNAQAAASYGLDSEKIRVAINNANVNSAKGSLDGPTRSVTLSANDQMKSLEDYRQLIVAYKNDAPIRLSDIATIEQAPENNQLGAWANNEQAIIINVQRQPGVNVIDTTDNIRNLLPDLVSNLPKSVNVEILTDRTTTIRASVKDVQFELGLAIALVVMVIYLFLRNGVATLIPSIAVPLSLVGTFAVMYFCGFSVNNLTLMALTIATGFVVDDAIVVIENISRYLERGDKPLTAALKGAGEIGFYHYFANLLSDCRTDPAVIYGGYCWPAI